A single window of Vicingaceae bacterium DNA harbors:
- a CDS encoding biopolymer transporter ExbD, protein MSKFKKKKAQGTQAISTASLPDIVFMLLFFFMVTTVMREQELKVRVRVPEATEIEKLERKSLVSYIYIGEPIAKLKAIYGSAPRIQLNDAFATLDDIAAFVEAEREATDEAERPLLTFSLKVDRETEMGIVTDVKQELRKVQALKINYSSRKTDKIK, encoded by the coding sequence ATGTCTAAATTTAAAAAGAAAAAAGCACAAGGAACGCAAGCGATATCGACGGCATCATTGCCGGATATTGTATTTATGCTTCTTTTCTTCTTTATGGTAACCACCGTGATGCGAGAGCAAGAATTAAAAGTAAGAGTGAGAGTGCCTGAAGCCACTGAGATAGAAAAATTGGAAAGAAAATCATTGGTCAGTTACATTTATATTGGGGAACCAATCGCAAAACTTAAAGCCATTTACGGATCGGCTCCGCGTATACAATTAAATGATGCTTTTGCCACTTTAGATGATATCGCAGCATTTGTTGAAGCCGAAAGGGAAGCCACCGATGAAGCCGAAAGGCCATTACTTACTTTTTCATTAAAAGTTGATCGTGAAACTGAAATGGGCATTGTTACGGATGTAAAACAAGAGTTGAGAAAAGTTCAGGCCTTAAAAATTAATTATTCTTCCCGTAAAACAGATAAAATAAAATAA